One window of the Trifolium pratense cultivar HEN17-A07 linkage group LG2, ARS_RC_1.1, whole genome shotgun sequence genome contains the following:
- the LOC123905695 gene encoding SNF1-related protein kinase catalytic subunit alpha KIN10-like, with translation MDGSGGGNVNTVLQHYKMGKTLGIGSFGKVKIAEHVLTGHKVAIKILNRRKIKNMEMEEKVRREIKILRLFMHHHIIRLYEVVETTTDIYVVMEYVKSGELFDYIVEKGRLQEDEARSFFQQIISGVEYCHRNMVVHRDLKPENLLLDSKWSVKIADFGLSNIMRDGHFLKTSCGSPNYAAPEVISGKLYAGPEVDVWSCGVILYALLCGTLPFDDENIPNLFKKIKGGIYTLPSHLSPGARDLIPRLLVVDPMKRMTIPEIRQHPWFQVHLPRYLAVPPPDTLQQAKKIDEEILQEVVNRGFDREQLIASLRSRVQNEGTVTYYLLLDNRYRVSTGYLGAEFQETMDSNLNRIHSSEVASPVGGHRFSGYMDYQGVGMRQQFPVERKWALGLQSRAQPREIMAEVLKALQELNVCWKKIGHYNMKCRWVVVIPGHHGGMVNNSVHGNNYLGDASIIENEAAAKSSVVKFELQLYKTQEKYLLDLQRVEGAHFLFLDLCAAFLAQLRVL, from the exons ATGGATGGCTCTGGTGGTGGAAATGTGAACACGGTTCTACAACATTATAAAATGGGAAAAACACTTGGCATTGGGTCCTTTGGCAAAGTAAAAATTGCAGAGCATGTATTGACTGGTCATAAAGTTGCCATCAAGATTCTTAACCGCCGCAAGATAAAGAATATGGAAATGGAAGAAAAAG TGAGAAgagaaatcaaaattttaagattGTTCATGCATCATCACATTATACGCCTTTATGAGGTTGTAGAAACGACAACAGACATATATGTGGTGATGGAATATGTGAAATCTGGAGAGCTTTTTGATTACATAGTAGAAAAAGGTAGGTTGCAAGAAGACGAAGCTCGCAGTTTCTTCCAGCAG ATAATCTCTGGTGTGGAGTACTGTCACAGGAATATGGTAGTTCATAGGGACCTGAAACCTGAGAATTTACTTTTGGACTCAAAATGGAGTGTCAAGATTGCTGATTTTGGCCTAAGCAATATCATGCGTGATGGTCACTTTCTTAAGACAAGTTGCGGAAGCCCTAACTATGCAGCTCCAGAG GTTATCTCTGGGAAATTATATGCTGGACCGGAAGTAGATGTTTGGAGCTGTGGTGTAATTTTATATGCACTTCTCTGTGGCACTCTTCcttttgatgatgaaaatatcCCCAacctcttcaaaaaaataaag GGTGGGATATATACTCTTCCTAGTCATCTATCTCCTGGTGCCAGAGATTTGATACCTAGGCTGCTTGTGGTGGATCCCATGAAAAGGATGACCATACCTGAGATACGCCAACACCCATGGTTCCAAGTTCATCTGCCACGTTATTTGGCAGTGCCACCACCAGATACACTGCAACAGGCCAAAAAG ATTGATGAGGAGATTCTTCAGGAGGTGGTTAATAGGGGATTTGACAGGGAACAATTGATTGCGTCCCTTAGAAGCAGGGTGCAAAATGAG GGTACTGTAACTTATTATTTGTTATTGGACAATCGTTATCGTGTTTCCACTGGCTATCTTGGAGCTGAGTTTCAAGAGACAATG GACTCTAATTTGAACCGTATCCACTCCAGTGAAGTTGCTTCTCCAGTTGGTGGGCACCGTTTTTCAGGGTATATGGATTATCAAGGAGTAGGAATGAGGCAACAATTCCCTGTGGAGAGAAAATGGGCCCTTGGGCTTCAG TCTCGAGCCCAACCTCGTGAAATAATGGCCGAAGTCCTTAAAGCTCTGCAAGAACTGAATGTCTGTTGGAAAAAAATTGGACACTATAACATGAAGTGTAGATGGGTTGTGGTCATCCCTGGTCATCATGGAGGAATGGTTAACAATTCTGTGCATGGTAATAATTACCTTGGAGATGCCAGCATTATTGAGAATGAAGCTGCTGCTAAGTCAAGTGTAGTCAAGTTTGAACTACAG CTCTACAAAACTCAGGAGAAATATCTGCTTGATCTCCAAAGGGTTGAGGGTGCCCATTTTCTTTTCCTGGATCTTTGTGCTGCCTTCCTTGCGCAGCTTCGTGTTCTTTAG
- the LOC123905694 gene encoding protein IMPAIRED IN BABA-INDUCED STERILITY 1-like, giving the protein MGCISSKHATKTASPAPTLGAVVDVVPSSKSHSGVSVLEAKSSLEENKNRKFKKNSSKKSGAGSAFSFKIGFSGRYVEAEQNAAGWPPWLTASAAEAVQGWIPLKADAFQKLDKIGQGTYSSVFRAREVETGRMFALKKVRFDTFQAESIRFMAREITILRRLDHPNIMKLEGIITSKMSNSLYLVFEYMEHDLAGLVSRPDIVFTDAQIKCYMRQLLSGIEHCHVRGIMHRDIKVSNILLNNEGVLKIGDFGLANTISPNNKHPLTSRVVTLWYRPPELLMGATNYGVSVDLWSVGCVFAELFLGKPILKGRTEVEQLHKIFKLCGSPPDEFWKKNKLPHSTMFKPQANYESSLKERCADFPESAVSLLETLLSIDHTKRGTASSALISEYFNTKPYACNPSSLPKYPPSKEMDAKSLDETTTTSRKKTDKSREAATSRRQQRRGPKGYQDQNHYGQSTSKETFSHTRKDDGRANIPKGKGGSTISKDHTKTTMDAMLETSQRLNVADGNGYSVPVQVNGGSHELASWTKRRKQDASSTLSDGSRSKISALDPNFAKGTYDLTNQRVSMDFDPKELRNAQGQRDEQGTYWNDGVRRAARKSRFGRDV; this is encoded by the exons atggGTTGTATTAGTTCAAAACATGCTACCAAAACAGCTTCTCCGGCTCCGACTCTCGGAGCAGTCGTCGACGTTGTTCCTTCATCAAAGAGTCATTCCGGTGTGTCGGTTTTGGAAGCAAAATCATCATTAGAGGAAAATAAGAATAGAAAATTCAAGAAAAATAGCTCGAAAAAAAGTGGCGCCGGCTCAGCATTCAGTTTCAAAATTGGATTTTCAGGAAGGTATGTTGAAGCAGAACAAAATGCAGCTGGTTGGCCTCCGTGGCTTACAGCTTCTGCAGCTGAAGCTGTTCAAGGTTGGATACCTCTTAAAGCTGATGCTTTTCAGAAGTTAGATAAG ATTGGACAAGGTACATATAGCAGTGTTTTTCGAGCACGTGAAGTTGAAACTGGAAGAATGTTTGCTCTTAAAAAAGTGAGGTTTGATACATTCCAAGCTGAGAGTATAAGGTTCATGGCAAGAGAAATAACAATTCTAAGAAGGCTTGACCATCCAAACATAATGAAATTGGAAGGAATAATCACTTCTAAAATGTCAAATAGCTTATACCTTGTGTTTGAATACATGGAACACGATCTTGCTGGCCTAGTTTCTCGTCCTGATATTGTTTTCACCGATGCACAG ATAAAATGTTACATGAGGCAGCTATTAAGTGGAATTGAACATTGTCATGTACGCGGAATCATGCATAGAGACATCAAAGTATCAAATATCTTGTTGAACAATGAAGGTGTTCTTAAGATAGGTGATTTTGGATTGGCAAACACAATTAGTCCTAACAATAAGCATCCGTTAACAAGTCGTGTAGTAACTTTATGGTATCGTCCTCCTGAGCTCTTGATGGGAGCAACCAATTATGGTGTATCAGTTGATCTTTGGAGTGTTGGATGTGTATTTGCTGAACTTTTTCTTGGAAAGCCTATTCTTAAGGGGAGAACCGAG GTTGAACAATTACACAAAATTTTTAAACTGTGTGGTTCTCCACCCGACGAGTTCTGGAAAAAGAACAAGCTTCCTCATTCAACAATGTTTAAACCTCAGGCTAATTACGAAAGCTCTCTTAAAGAAAGATGCGCAGATTTTCCTGAATCGGCTGTAAGTTTGCTCGAGACTTTACTGTCCATCGATCATACCAAGAGAGGCACCGCTTCCTCCGCTCTAATATCCGAG TATTTCAACACCAAGCCATATGCTTGTAATCCATCAAGCCTTCCAAAGTATCCACCTAGCAAAGAAATGGATGCTAAAAGTCTTGATGAGACTACTACTACATCCAG GAAAAAGACCGATAAAAGTCGAGAGGCTGCAACATCTAGAAGGCAACAAAGACGAGGCCCTAAAGGTTACCAAGATCAGAACCATTATGGTCAATCAACTTCAAAAGAG ACATTTTCTCATACTAGAAAAGATGATGGTAGAGCTAATATACCAAAGGGAAAAGGAGGAAGTACTATTAGCAAAGATCACACAAAAACTACAATGGATGCAATGTTAGAGACTTCACAAAGGTTGAATGTTGCTGATGGTAATGGCTATAGTGTACCTGTACAAGTCAATGGAGGATCTCATGAGCTTGCATCATggacaaaaagaagaaaacaagatGCATCATCCACTTTATCAGATGGATCAAGAAGTAAAATTAGTGCATTGGATCCTAATTTTGCAAAAGGCACTTATGATTTAACAAATCAAAGAGTTTCCATGGATTTTGATCCAAAAGAATTAAGGAATGCACAG GGACAAAGAGACGAACAAGGTACATATTGGAATGATGGTGTGCGGCGCGCAGCCCGTAAATCAAGATTTGGAAGAG ATGTATGA
- the LOC123910193 gene encoding S-protein homolog 2-like: protein MDILFLQLHLHDDAEIEGFCLKFKDGKSSTIDVPRVFVHITNDLPSLQLRLHCKDKNRDLGEQLLSVGQSFVFDFKPNFFGVSLYFCSFSYVGGFHYFDIYDEHRDKDNCKHECHWKIKNGGPCKEVSPTEEECFQWNKDVLE, encoded by the exons ATGGACATCCTCTTTTTACAATTGCATTTGCATGATGATGCCGAAATAGAAGGATTTTGTTTAAAG TTCAAAGATGGTAAAAGCAGCACTATCGACGTGCCAAGAGTTTTTGTTCACATTACCAACGACTTACCTAGTCTTCAACTGAGGCTTCATTGTAAAGACAAAAATCGTGATCTTGGAGAGCAATTACTAAGTGTTGGACAAAGTTTTGTCTTTGATtttaaacctaatttttttggagTATCCTtgtatttttgttcattttcatATGTCGGAGGATTTCACTACTTTGACATTTATGATGAACATCGAGATAAGGATAATTGCAAACATGAATGTCATTGGAAAATAAAGAATGGAGGACCATGTAAGGAAGTATCTCCGACTGAAGAAGAATGTTTTCAATGGAATAAAGATGTTTTAGAATGA